From Lepus europaeus isolate LE1 chromosome 3, mLepTim1.pri, whole genome shotgun sequence, a single genomic window includes:
- the ANKRD66 gene encoding ankyrin repeat domain-containing protein 66, with the protein MPHLRVPDSLFSAMDLTKISDMTKLHQAVATGDYNLVKKILKKGLCDPNYKDKDWNDRTPLHWAAIKGQMEVMHILIEYGASPCLVTDVGWTPAHFAAESGHLNVLKTLHALRAAIDAPDFFGDTPRRIAQIYGQKACEAFLEKAEPECRDHRRAALQQGLPLEERDPEWDAKKRELELTLPSRNPNSRKKEKRSRGPPRLSNRRERRV; encoded by the exons ATGCCTCATCTCAGAGTTCCAGATTCA CTGTTTTCTGCCATGGACTTGACCAAAATTTCAGACATGACAAAGCTCCATCAAGCTGTGGCTACTGGGGATTATAATTTAGTGAAAAAGATTTTGAAGAAAGGTCTTTGTGACCCAAACTACAAGGACAAAGACTGGAATGATCGGACCCCACTTCACTGGGCTGCAATCAAAG GACAAATGGAGGTGATGCACATCCTGATAGAATACGGAGCCAGTCCTTGCCTGGTGACTGATGTAGGCTGGACCCCAGCTCACTTTGCCGCTGAGTCAGGCCACCTGAATGTGCTCAAAACTCTCCACGCACTGCGTGCTGCCATTGATGCCCCTGACTTCTTCGGAGACACCCCAAGAAGGATCGCACAGATCTATGGGCAGAAAGCCTGTGAAGCATTCCTGGAGAA GGCAGAACCCGAGTGCCGGGACCATCGCCGCGCCGCCCTCCAGCAGGGGCTGCCGCTAGAGGAGCGGGACCCAGAATGGGACGCCAAGaagagggagctggagctgacTCTCCCTTCCCGGAATCCAAACTCAaggaaaaaggagaagagaagccGAGGGCCCCCCAGGCTCAGCAACCGCAGGGAGCGGAGAGTGTAA